The following are from one region of the Halorussus rarus genome:
- the ribE gene encoding riboflavin synthase has protein sequence MFTGIVEEAGEVADVTAADDGRRLRVAGDEVTGDLDRGQSVSVSGVCLTVEDHGPDWFEVFLASETVAKTYLGDVEPGDPVNLERAMPADGRFDGHVVQGHVDATAEVADVREVGEDGEARAASEEPSGERSEPRGGWEYEFAIPEGYGKYVVDKGSVAVDGISLTVAERGEDTFTVAIIPETRAVTNLSVKSVGDPVHLEVDVIAKYAERLLDDAGVESDDATTAEVLEAPER, from the coding sequence ATGTTTACCGGAATCGTTGAGGAGGCCGGCGAAGTCGCCGACGTCACCGCGGCAGACGACGGGCGGCGGCTCCGCGTGGCGGGCGACGAGGTGACGGGCGACCTCGACCGCGGCCAGAGCGTCAGCGTCAGCGGCGTCTGTCTCACGGTCGAGGACCACGGACCCGACTGGTTCGAGGTGTTCCTCGCGAGCGAGACGGTCGCGAAGACCTACCTCGGCGACGTCGAACCGGGCGACCCGGTGAACCTCGAGCGCGCCATGCCCGCCGACGGCCGGTTCGACGGCCACGTCGTGCAGGGCCACGTCGACGCCACCGCAGAGGTCGCGGACGTGCGCGAAGTAGGAGAGGATGGCGAGGCGCGCGCCGCCTCGGAGGAGCCGAGCGGTGAGCGAAGCGAGCCGCGAGGCGGCTGGGAGTACGAGTTCGCGATCCCCGAGGGGTACGGCAAGTACGTCGTCGACAAGGGGTCGGTCGCGGTCGACGGCATCAGCCTCACGGTGGCCGAGCGCGGCGAGGACACCTTCACGGTCGCCATCATCCCCGAGACCAGGGCGGTGACCAACCTCTCGGTGAAGTCGGTCGGCGACCCGGTCCACCTCGAGGTCGACGTCATCGCGAAGTACGCCGAGCGACTGCTCGACGACGCGGGGGTCGAGTCCGACGACGCGACGACGGCGGAGGTTCTGGAAGCGCCCGAACGGTGA
- a CDS encoding DUF7533 family protein: MKGIIGTLQLAATLVFALPLGLLGVRLLLDGQRLLGGLFVAVAVAMVALEEYLTTPTDVPAAVAEKTVSKVVETPDDEE; encoded by the coding sequence ATGAAGGGCATCATCGGCACGCTCCAGCTGGCGGCGACGCTGGTCTTCGCGCTCCCGCTCGGCCTGCTCGGCGTCCGGCTCCTGCTCGACGGCCAGCGCCTGCTGGGCGGCCTCTTCGTGGCCGTGGCGGTCGCGATGGTCGCGCTGGAGGAGTACCTGACCACGCCGACCGACGTTCCGGCCGCCGTCGCCGAGAAGACGGTGAGCAAGGTCGTCGAGACGCCCGACGACGAGGAGTGA
- a CDS encoding methyl-accepting chemotaxis protein, producing MKIRTNLIVVFLIISLVPVAAVGMAGLQNMESVGSYAQDKSTEHMERQVTGELNNSVAARQEEFQNLLNVRRIDARSLADSRPVQNYEAASAGQMELFREQSERRVGHTALQMHDTIETTTRTVLEERYDGRSWNELSATEREQVERRVERILVGTAGNGTESDGTVSEMFQPGYIGDTGYAYITDRDSNIVSHHSLADGFNLKEDASLTVFDEIESNVESEAAIRNGSDWGIATYEWEDTTQEGNPLEQKFIAYTYYERFDWVLAPSVYYYELQTAAVANAREGINESFRSYMKNRAITVDGVDRPAYDEIILTDDSGQGVLHASRTDGEQVVTESVEGTSYADTEWYRATDTLERGWVHVSDVREVDGALRMYVSTPVYHDGAYAGTVALRFNFSILSRLTNDVTVGDSGHLSVVDGDGRILSHPNRSLVDAEANIANEATWGSLAGIARDRILAGKSGLDTYARTEGGAEHRYYVGYAPLRFGDQRFALLATVPEQDVTGPAAALGSEVSERTTSARNLVLGLVGLVVVVVVGLGYKLAQYFSRPIEQVRDRATALAEGRFDEEVDVSSPNDEINELADAFAEMQANLRRQVAELRSVSENLGEGNLDRDVDTDLPGEFGAIMTDIDDGMARLRTGFGEIRQTSQQIKRGELDQDVDTDLPGEYGAVLADLESGVEQLGASFDQIRDASEQLREGNLDQDVETDLPGQYGAVMADLDAGLSEVERSLAEVKGLADRFAEVSDETATSAEEIEAASQATAESVEEIAHGAERQTEQLQEAASEMNDLSATVEEIASSADGVVQTANEAAEMADRGRDRAGDAIEEIGAIESEADTAVEQVEDLGDRIEAINEIVGLITDIAEQTNLLALNASIEAARAGEAGEGFAVVADEIKTLASEAGDATDEVEELIDDIQDHVGDTVGDMQSMQERVETGSETIEGAIEQFDDIADVIEDAEHGVEEISAATEDQAVSTEEVVSMVDEVSSVSEETAAEASSVSSATEEQTAAINDVSRNVQEVSESARNLQSLVDQFEVGDYDDEVGTGFDATEFEPKPAATDGGAADATDPDA from the coding sequence ATGAAGATACGGACGAACCTCATCGTGGTGTTCCTGATAATCTCGCTGGTGCCCGTCGCGGCGGTCGGAATGGCGGGCCTGCAGAACATGGAGTCCGTCGGGTCGTACGCCCAGGACAAGAGCACCGAGCACATGGAGCGCCAGGTCACGGGCGAACTCAACAACAGCGTCGCGGCCAGGCAGGAGGAGTTCCAGAACCTGCTCAACGTGCGGCGCATCGACGCGCGGTCGCTCGCCGACTCCAGGCCGGTCCAGAACTACGAGGCGGCGAGCGCGGGCCAGATGGAGCTGTTCCGCGAGCAGAGCGAGCGCCGGGTCGGCCACACGGCGCTCCAGATGCACGACACCATCGAGACGACCACGCGGACGGTGCTCGAGGAGCGCTACGACGGCCGGAGCTGGAATGAGCTCTCGGCGACCGAACGCGAGCAGGTCGAGCGCCGGGTCGAGCGCATCCTCGTCGGGACGGCCGGCAACGGGACCGAGTCCGACGGCACCGTCTCGGAGATGTTCCAGCCGGGGTACATCGGGGACACCGGCTACGCGTACATCACCGACAGGGACTCGAACATCGTCTCGCACCACAGCCTCGCTGACGGGTTCAACCTGAAGGAGGACGCCTCGCTGACCGTGTTCGACGAGATCGAGTCGAACGTCGAGTCCGAGGCGGCCATCAGGAACGGCTCTGACTGGGGCATCGCCACCTACGAGTGGGAGGACACCACCCAGGAGGGCAACCCGCTCGAACAGAAGTTCATCGCGTACACCTACTACGAGCGGTTCGACTGGGTGCTGGCGCCCAGCGTCTACTACTACGAGCTCCAGACCGCCGCGGTGGCGAACGCCCGGGAGGGAATCAACGAGTCGTTCCGGAGCTACATGAAGAACCGCGCCATCACGGTCGACGGCGTCGACCGGCCGGCCTACGACGAGATCATCCTGACCGACGACAGCGGGCAGGGCGTCCTGCACGCGTCGCGGACCGACGGCGAGCAGGTCGTCACCGAGTCGGTCGAGGGCACCTCGTACGCCGACACCGAGTGGTACCGGGCGACAGACACGCTCGAGCGGGGCTGGGTCCACGTCAGCGACGTCCGGGAGGTCGACGGCGCGCTGCGGATGTACGTCTCGACCCCGGTGTACCACGACGGGGCGTACGCGGGCACAGTCGCGCTCCGGTTCAACTTCTCCATCCTCTCGCGGCTGACCAACGACGTCACGGTCGGTGACAGCGGCCACCTGTCGGTCGTGGACGGGGACGGTCGGATACTCAGCCACCCGAACCGGTCGCTCGTCGACGCCGAGGCCAACATCGCGAACGAGGCGACGTGGGGGTCGCTGGCCGGCATCGCCCGGGATCGCATCCTCGCGGGCAAGTCCGGTCTCGACACGTACGCGCGGACCGAAGGCGGCGCCGAGCACCGCTACTACGTGGGGTACGCGCCGCTCCGGTTCGGCGACCAGCGGTTCGCGCTGCTGGCCACGGTGCCCGAGCAGGACGTGACCGGGCCGGCGGCCGCGCTGGGGAGCGAGGTGAGCGAGCGCACGACGTCGGCGCGCAACCTCGTCCTCGGGCTGGTCGGGCTCGTCGTGGTGGTCGTCGTGGGGCTGGGGTACAAGCTGGCCCAGTACTTCTCACGGCCCATCGAGCAGGTCCGCGACCGGGCGACCGCGCTGGCCGAGGGCCGGTTCGACGAGGAGGTCGACGTCTCCTCGCCCAACGACGAGATAAACGAGCTCGCCGACGCGTTCGCCGAGATGCAGGCGAACCTCCGGCGGCAGGTCGCCGAGCTCCGGAGCGTCAGCGAGAACCTCGGCGAGGGGAACCTGGACCGGGACGTCGACACCGACCTCCCCGGCGAGTTCGGCGCCATCATGACCGACATCGACGACGGCATGGCGCGGCTCCGGACCGGGTTCGGCGAGATACGCCAGACCAGCCAACAGATCAAGCGGGGCGAACTCGACCAGGACGTCGACACCGACCTCCCCGGCGAGTACGGGGCGGTGCTCGCGGATCTCGAGTCGGGCGTCGAGCAGCTCGGCGCCAGCTTCGACCAGATTCGGGACGCCAGCGAACAGCTCCGCGAGGGGAACTTAGACCAGGACGTCGAGACCGACCTGCCCGGCCAGTACGGCGCGGTGATGGCCGACCTCGACGCCGGGCTGAGCGAGGTCGAGCGGAGCCTCGCGGAGGTCAAGGGACTGGCCGACCGGTTCGCCGAGGTGAGCGACGAGACCGCCACCAGCGCCGAGGAGATCGAGGCCGCGAGCCAGGCGACCGCCGAGTCGGTCGAGGAGATCGCCCACGGCGCCGAGCGCCAGACCGAGCAGCTCCAGGAGGCCGCCAGCGAGATGAACGACCTCTCGGCGACCGTCGAGGAGATCGCCTCGTCGGCCGACGGCGTGGTCCAGACCGCCAACGAGGCGGCCGAGATGGCCGACCGCGGCCGGGACCGCGCCGGCGACGCCATCGAGGAGATCGGCGCCATCGAGTCGGAGGCCGACACCGCGGTCGAGCAGGTCGAGGACCTGGGCGACCGCATCGAGGCCATCAACGAGATCGTCGGGCTCATCACCGACATCGCCGAGCAGACCAACCTGCTCGCCCTGAACGCCTCCATCGAGGCGGCCCGCGCAGGCGAGGCCGGCGAGGGGTTCGCGGTGGTCGCCGACGAGATCAAGACCCTGGCGAGCGAGGCGGGCGACGCCACCGACGAGGTCGAGGAGCTCATCGACGACATCCAGGACCACGTCGGCGACACGGTCGGGGACATGCAGTCGATGCAGGAGCGGGTCGAGACCGGCTCGGAGACCATCGAGGGCGCCATCGAGCAGTTCGACGACATCGCCGACGTCATCGAGGACGCCGAGCACGGCGTCGAGGAGATCTCGGCCGCGACCGAGGACCAGGCGGTCTCGACCGAGGAGGTCGTCTCGATGGTCGACGAGGTGTCGAGCGTGAGCGAGGAGACCGCGGCCGAGGCGTCGAGCGTGTCGTCGGCGACCGAGGAGCAGACCGCCGCGATAAACGACGTCTCGCGCAACGTCCAGGAGGTCTCGGAGTCGGCCCGGAACCTCCAGTCGCTTGTCGACCAGTTCGAGGTCGGCGACTACGACGACGAAGTCGGGACCGGCTTCGACGCCACCGAGTTCGAGCCCAAGCCCGCGGCGACCGACGGCGGCGCCGCGGACGCGACCGACCCCGACGCGTAG
- a CDS encoding UvrD-helicase domain-containing protein: MSQDSEERVTRLFGGPGSGKTTELLDRVEEILDTEGVGVNDILLVSYTRAAANEVRERLAERRDLNPRSLQGTVCTMHAKAYELLDLSRNDVVGESDKKEFCEDFGIEFEDEYSGAGRRTARSTTIGNKIIATSQWLQRTRRDVADWYDVPFQWNDEEVRLPPDIDPNAQEGNKYTPTWPSDDDRIDVPEAIRGWRNYKGENDLVGFADMLERVKQRSLLPNVDYLVIDEFQDITSLQYDVYEEWKPHMEKVLIAGDDDQVVYAWQGADPKLLLEESGDDVILDTSYRLPSEILQVVQQEVRHIEERQEKNLSPRKEGGTVEQVDSPSMLDLVRNVRHTVQSDEGTLMILFRARYQMFRFIDEFIDEGIPFQCLTDQRMWTDRLQQYVEAVEKVDEDEPITGLQARRLADMLQDSAFGTNERDELFDAIDERKEAADTDDLAEIEVEPDFVTDFAPFMPGPASAGDMVRKVTSFQKNSMRAYFQGDYQGMEADRVRLGTIHSAKGREADHVFVATDLTEKVVEQMAATMDGMVDGEEFTSTTDPVPVLTDNERRVFYVGMSRARERLVIMENLVGGAPTLPIDVLLYNERNEKDIEDALAEVSGATPQ; this comes from the coding sequence ATGAGCCAAGACTCGGAAGAACGCGTTACCCGTCTCTTCGGTGGCCCCGGGAGCGGGAAGACGACGGAGCTGCTCGACCGCGTCGAGGAGATCCTCGACACGGAGGGCGTCGGGGTCAACGACATCCTGCTGGTCTCGTACACCCGCGCGGCCGCAAACGAGGTCCGCGAGCGCCTGGCCGAGCGCCGCGACCTCAACCCCCGCTCGCTCCAGGGGACCGTCTGCACCATGCACGCGAAGGCCTACGAGCTGCTCGACCTCTCGCGCAACGACGTGGTCGGCGAGTCCGACAAGAAGGAGTTCTGCGAGGACTTCGGCATCGAGTTCGAGGACGAGTACAGCGGTGCGGGCCGCCGGACCGCCCGCTCGACCACGATCGGCAACAAGATCATCGCCACCAGCCAGTGGCTCCAGCGCACCCGCCGCGACGTCGCCGACTGGTACGACGTCCCGTTCCAGTGGAACGACGAGGAGGTCCGGCTGCCGCCGGACATCGACCCCAACGCCCAGGAGGGCAACAAGTACACCCCGACCTGGCCCAGCGACGACGACCGGATCGACGTCCCCGAGGCCATCCGCGGGTGGCGCAACTACAAGGGCGAGAACGACCTCGTGGGCTTCGCGGACATGCTCGAGCGGGTCAAGCAGCGCTCGCTGCTCCCCAACGTCGACTACCTCGTCATCGACGAGTTCCAGGACATCACCAGCCTCCAGTACGACGTCTACGAGGAGTGGAAGCCCCACATGGAGAAGGTGCTCATCGCGGGCGACGACGACCAGGTCGTCTACGCCTGGCAGGGCGCCGACCCCAAACTCCTGCTCGAGGAGAGCGGCGACGACGTCATCCTCGACACCTCCTACCGCCTCCCCTCCGAGATCCTCCAGGTGGTCCAGCAGGAGGTCCGCCACATCGAGGAGCGCCAGGAGAAGAACCTCTCGCCCCGCAAGGAGGGCGGCACGGTCGAGCAGGTCGACTCCCCGTCGATGCTCGACCTGGTGCGCAACGTCCGCCACACCGTCCAGAGCGACGAGGGGACGCTGATGATCCTGTTCCGGGCGCGCTACCAGATGTTCCGGTTCATCGACGAGTTCATCGACGAGGGCATCCCGTTCCAGTGCCTGACCGACCAGCGGATGTGGACCGACCGGCTCCAGCAGTACGTCGAGGCCGTCGAGAAGGTCGACGAGGACGAGCCCATCACGGGGCTCCAGGCCCGCCGGCTCGCCGACATGCTCCAGGACTCGGCGTTCGGCACCAACGAGCGCGACGAGCTGTTCGACGCCATCGACGAGCGCAAGGAGGCGGCCGACACCGACGACCTGGCCGAGATCGAGGTCGAGCCCGACTTCGTGACCGACTTCGCGCCGTTCATGCCCGGCCCGGCGTCGGCGGGCGACATGGTCCGGAAGGTCACCAGCTTCCAGAAGAACTCGATGCGGGCGTACTTCCAGGGCGACTACCAGGGGATGGAGGCCGACCGCGTCCGCCTGGGCACCATCCACTCGGCGAAGGGTCGCGAGGCCGACCACGTGTTCGTCGCCACCGACCTGACCGAGAAGGTGGTCGAGCAGATGGCCGCCACGATGGACGGGATGGTGGACGGCGAGGAGTTCACGTCGACGACCGACCCGGTCCCGGTGCTGACCGACAACGAGCGGCGGGTGTTCTACGTCGGGATGTCCCGGGCCCGCGAGCGACTGGTCATCATGGAGAACCTCGTCGGCGGGGCGCCGACCCTGCCCATCGACGTGCTGCTGTACAACGAGCGCAACGAGAAGGACATCGAGGACGCGCTGGCCGAGGTCTCGGGCGCGACCCCGCAGTGA
- a CDS encoding DUF7563 family protein: MPECQNCGSFVTDAYARVFTPREVDNPRVCPECEDKIRDGSEVREARSPRNTS, translated from the coding sequence ATGCCTGAGTGCCAGAACTGCGGGTCGTTCGTGACGGACGCCTACGCGCGAGTGTTCACGCCGCGAGAGGTGGACAACCCACGAGTGTGCCCGGAATGCGAGGACAAGATCCGAGACGGAAGCGAAGTCCGCGAGGCACGGTCGCCGCGAAACACCTCGTAG
- a CDS encoding transporter has product MVRFSTLVILAGVVLLFVPIPPIATILGVLTIAAGIAMRLLG; this is encoded by the coding sequence ATGGTCCGATTCTCGACGCTCGTCATCCTCGCCGGGGTCGTGTTACTGTTCGTCCCGATTCCGCCGATAGCGACCATCCTCGGCGTGCTCACCATCGCGGCCGGCATCGCGATGCGACTGCTGGGGTGA
- a CDS encoding HVO_0416 family zinc finger protein, giving the protein MATAPTGDDDVFDEFLSERGHETETVGWQQDYNKKQCPECGGLHDTSASECSVCGWRP; this is encoded by the coding sequence ATGGCGACCGCACCGACCGGCGACGACGACGTTTTCGACGAATTCCTGTCCGAGCGCGGCCACGAAACCGAGACGGTCGGCTGGCAGCAGGACTATAACAAGAAGCAGTGTCCCGAGTGCGGCGGACTCCACGACACGTCCGCGAGCGAGTGCTCGGTCTGCGGCTGGCGACCGTAG
- the npdG gene encoding NADPH-dependent F420 reductase has protein sequence MRIALLGGTGDIGQALALRWARDTDHEILVGSRDPEKARNKADEYETELDSVGVDREVKGFANEMAADRADVVVLAVPAFHVRDLVEDIADRIGDADALVTPAVGMDRDDEGFHYKPPKAGSVTELVADTAPEGIPVVGAFHNLSADRLANLDVELDLDTLVVGDDGDAVETVVQLADQIEGLRALKAGGAANAAEVESLTPLLINLARENEGLHDVGVKFE, from the coding sequence ATGCGAATCGCACTCCTCGGCGGCACCGGCGACATCGGACAGGCGCTCGCGCTCCGGTGGGCACGCGACACCGACCACGAGATCCTCGTCGGCTCGCGCGACCCGGAGAAGGCCCGCAACAAGGCCGACGAGTACGAGACCGAACTCGACAGCGTCGGCGTCGACCGCGAGGTCAAGGGGTTCGCCAACGAGATGGCGGCCGACCGGGCCGACGTGGTGGTGCTGGCGGTGCCCGCGTTCCACGTCCGGGACCTGGTCGAGGACATCGCCGACCGGATCGGCGACGCCGACGCGCTGGTCACCCCGGCGGTCGGGATGGACCGCGACGACGAGGGGTTCCACTACAAGCCGCCGAAGGCCGGCAGCGTCACCGAACTGGTCGCGGACACTGCGCCCGAGGGTATCCCGGTAGTCGGCGCCTTTCACAACCTCTCGGCCGACCGGCTGGCCAACCTCGACGTGGAGCTCGACCTCGACACGCTCGTGGTCGGCGACGACGGGGATGCGGTCGAGACCGTGGTCCAGCTCGCCGACCAGATCGAGGGCCTGCGGGCGCTGAAGGCCGGCGGAGCCGCCAACGCCGCCGAGGTCGAGAGCCTGACGCCGCTGCTCATCAACCTCGCCCGCGAGAACGAGGGGCTCCACGACGTCGGCGTGAAGTTCGAGTAG